One Planctomycetota bacterium DNA segment encodes these proteins:
- a CDS encoding protein kinase, which translates to MDFKAERVKQLNCGKCGAEIDPSGPKPLSTIECPACHHQFTVPASFGDFLLTAVIGTGAAGIVCRAFDENLHRQVAMKILRADAESSALTQACQSEARALAALNHPNVVQVHSIGEYRGQPYIVMELLDGGSVEKKMLTDKADETACLDLAIHVAEGLEAARQVGLVHMDVKPANILYDRHGNAKLIDFGVARIARKSSDEIAGTPYYVAPEVVRGKPADQQADIYSLGATLFHLLAHRPPFAGSKATAVISARLKAPAPPLTDFRSDLHDRTIAVVARMLEADPADRYANYDDLLVDLRAARAAANIPLERQQLHELSTVSSPRSRSKSTAQKNAPLIMTSAIIAVLLIIAIVIGVIAFKQSQPVSRSSVSSTRPSNDAADREEVRLPHVPEPGERPAPTTTTTTPEPATPVALAPNKPEPMPEPAPKPEPAPAPTTPAPVKPEPAPTTGQPANANKSTFEPLDDKVANETIDGQWHVLDIREAINASGADMTRLEDGSVLVSGRGADTDTYTFVTRASHFPIRQLCIQALPHPSLKKEGPGRSGNFALTHVAFFISDEKTPDKLTLITLANPIADFEQTNTTVKHLLEPNNKVFWSIADQFGKAHQVTFTVPTPIQKREGALLTVRLAFHQPRWLTMGRVRLLVSSAEPSAELATLTPPKAMTKPTEPAPKPTEPPPPPASPALSEYVVLKPTNQSSAEKSQMSVQDDGSILVDSKKVAGDTYTVTCETDIPAVTGVRIELLPDASLRDGGPGAAAGGVFALAEFGVTIAPKDDPTKTQPLKLAQPTADMDEEKYAIANAIDGDPKTFWSVKDHPGEARTASFAVEPAGSVAPAGSVLTFTIANRFNIGRFRLLATASTDAAVINTKPAEPAPAGATAQKPEGEKPADKPMKADNKNAKPEPAATAASVHLQFNLGGPVVTIHNTEWPPAPAFNGDNAGYLGGNPSINEKVGGGNALINSAVSGITGFKAKVPNGRYLVTMIFLELDETPTPGERVFSISFQGMPPAGEFQRVDPAMLNQKSRGPSRLTAGVVVNDGVLDLTFKPADGVKKGAILNAIAIEGR; encoded by the coding sequence ATGGATTTCAAGGCCGAACGCGTCAAGCAATTGAACTGCGGCAAGTGCGGGGCCGAGATCGACCCGAGCGGGCCCAAGCCGCTGTCGACCATCGAATGCCCCGCCTGCCATCACCAGTTCACCGTCCCCGCGTCGTTCGGCGATTTTCTGCTGACGGCCGTAATCGGCACAGGCGCGGCGGGCATCGTCTGCCGCGCGTTTGATGAGAATCTGCACCGGCAGGTCGCGATGAAAATTCTCCGCGCCGACGCCGAGTCGAGCGCGTTGACGCAGGCGTGCCAGTCCGAAGCGCGGGCGCTGGCGGCGCTCAATCATCCGAACGTCGTGCAGGTGCACAGCATCGGCGAGTACCGCGGACAGCCGTACATCGTGATGGAATTGCTCGACGGCGGAAGCGTCGAGAAAAAGATGCTCACCGACAAGGCCGACGAAACCGCGTGCCTCGATCTGGCGATTCACGTCGCGGAGGGCCTCGAAGCGGCGCGTCAGGTCGGGCTCGTGCACATGGACGTGAAGCCGGCGAATATTCTTTACGATCGGCACGGCAATGCGAAGCTGATCGACTTCGGCGTGGCGCGAATCGCCCGCAAATCCAGCGACGAAATCGCCGGCACGCCCTACTACGTCGCGCCGGAAGTCGTGCGCGGCAAGCCGGCGGATCAACAGGCGGATATCTACAGTCTGGGCGCGACGCTGTTTCATCTCTTGGCCCATCGCCCGCCGTTCGCCGGGTCCAAAGCGACAGCGGTCATCTCCGCGCGGCTCAAAGCGCCGGCCCCGCCGCTGACCGATTTCCGCAGCGATCTGCATGATCGCACGATCGCCGTCGTGGCCCGCATGCTCGAAGCCGACCCCGCCGATCGTTATGCCAACTACGACGACCTGCTGGTCGATCTGCGTGCGGCTCGCGCCGCGGCGAACATCCCGCTCGAGCGTCAGCAGCTTCACGAACTTTCGACCGTCTCCTCGCCGCGATCGCGCTCCAAGAGCACCGCCCAAAAGAACGCCCCGTTGATCATGACCAGCGCCATCATCGCCGTGCTGCTCATCATCGCCATCGTGATCGGCGTCATCGCCTTTAAGCAGTCGCAGCCCGTGTCGCGATCGTCGGTGTCGTCGACCCGGCCGTCGAACGATGCGGCCGACCGCGAAGAGGTGCGTCTGCCCCATGTGCCCGAACCGGGCGAAAGGCCTGCACCGACGACAACAACAACGACGCCTGAACCTGCGACGCCCGTCGCGCTCGCCCCGAACAAACCCGAGCCGATGCCCGAGCCGGCGCCAAAACCTGAACCGGCCCCCGCACCGACGACGCCCGCCCCCGTCAAGCCCGAGCCGGCCCCGACAACGGGCCAACCTGCCAACGCCAACAAGTCGACCTTCGAACCGCTCGACGACAAAGTCGCCAACGAAACGATTGACGGTCAGTGGCATGTGCTGGACATTCGCGAAGCGATCAACGCCAGCGGGGCGGACATGACGCGGCTCGAAGACGGGTCCGTGCTCGTGTCCGGCCGCGGGGCGGATACAGATACCTACACGTTTGTGACCCGAGCATCGCATTTCCCGATTCGTCAGCTTTGCATACAGGCCCTGCCGCACCCGTCGCTCAAGAAGGAAGGCCCCGGCCGGTCGGGCAATTTCGCGCTGACGCACGTGGCGTTTTTCATCTCCGATGAGAAGACGCCCGACAAGCTGACACTCATCACGCTCGCTAATCCTATCGCGGACTTCGAGCAGACAAACACGACGGTCAAGCATCTGCTCGAGCCCAACAACAAGGTGTTCTGGAGCATCGCCGACCAGTTCGGCAAGGCGCATCAGGTGACGTTTACGGTGCCGACGCCGATTCAGAAGCGCGAGGGCGCGCTGCTGACGGTGCGGCTGGCGTTTCATCAGCCGCGCTGGCTGACCATGGGGCGCGTGCGGCTGCTGGTGTCGTCGGCCGAGCCGTCGGCTGAATTGGCGACGCTGACGCCGCCGAAGGCGATGACCAAACCGACGGAGCCCGCGCCCAAGCCGACCGAGCCGCCTCCGCCGCCGGCATCTCCGGCGTTAAGCGAATATGTGGTGCTCAAGCCGACGAACCAGTCCAGCGCGGAAAAGTCGCAGATGAGCGTGCAGGATGACGGGTCGATCCTGGTGGACTCCAAGAAGGTCGCGGGCGACACGTACACCGTGACGTGCGAGACGGACATCCCGGCGGTGACGGGCGTGCGGATCGAGCTGTTGCCCGACGCTTCGCTGCGTGACGGCGGACCGGGCGCGGCGGCGGGCGGCGTGTTCGCGCTGGCGGAATTCGGCGTGACGATCGCGCCCAAGGATGATCCGACGAAGACGCAGCCGCTCAAACTCGCGCAGCCGACGGCGGACATGGACGAAGAGAAGTACGCCATCGCCAACGCCATCGACGGCGACCCCAAGACGTTCTGGTCCGTGAAGGATCATCCGGGCGAAGCGCGCACCGCATCGTTCGCCGTCGAGCCGGCGGGATCGGTCGCGCCGGCCGGATCGGTGCTGACGTTCACGATCGCCAATCGCTTCAACATCGGGCGCTTTCGGCTTCTGGCGACGGCGTCGACGGATGCGGCGGTGATCAACACCAAGCCCGCCGAGCCCGCCCCCGCCGGCGCGACGGCTCAGAAACCCGAAGGCGAGAAGCCGGCCGACAAACCCATGAAGGCCGACAACAAAAACGCCAAGCCCGAACCGGCGGCGACGGCGGCGAGCGTGCATCTCCAGTTCAACCTCGGCGGCCCAGTCGTGACGATTCACAATACCGAATGGCCTCCCGCCCCCGCCTTCAACGGCGACAACGCCGGATACCTCGGCGGCAATCCGTCGATCAATGAGAAGGTCGGCGGGGGCAACGCGCTGATCAATTCGGCCGTGTCGGGCATCACGGGCTTCAAGGCCAAAGTCCCCAACGGGCGCTATCTTGTGACGATGATCTTCCTCGAACTCGACGAGACGCCGACGCCCGGCGAGCGCGTCTTCTCCATCAGCTTTCAGGGCATGCCCCCCGCCGGTGAATTTCAGCGCGTCGACCCGGCGATGCTCAACCAGAAATCGCGCGGCCCGAGCAGACTGACGGCGGGCGTCGTTGTCAATGACGGTGTGCTGGACCTGACATTCAAGCCGGCCGACGGCGTCAAAAAAGGCGCGATTCTTAACGCGATCGCCATTGAAGGCCGATAA
- a CDS encoding methyltransferase domain-containing protein, whose amino-acid sequence MNDPIEHNRRAWDQRVREGRRFTRPATKDELAKANETIDPWVRTEGALGKTILCLGSGGGRQGPLYAAAGGYVTVVDVSEAQLEIDRHVAREAGLNLVTLATSMDDLSKLVDGSFDMVVQPVSTCYVPDIRKVYDEVARVIKAGGLFVSQHKQPTSLQADILRGPHGYEITEPYYREGPLPPVLGSAHREPGTLEFLHRWDQLIGEMCRAGFVIEDLAEPNHADLSAKPGSFGDRSRYIPPYVRLKARRTAGGAGRPAILVK is encoded by the coding sequence TTGAACGATCCGATCGAACATAATCGGCGGGCGTGGGATCAGCGCGTGCGCGAGGGGCGGCGGTTCACGCGGCCCGCCACGAAGGATGAACTGGCCAAGGCCAACGAGACGATCGATCCCTGGGTGCGGACGGAAGGCGCCCTGGGGAAGACCATTCTGTGTCTGGGTTCCGGGGGCGGGCGACAGGGTCCGCTCTATGCCGCGGCGGGCGGGTATGTCACGGTCGTTGACGTCAGCGAGGCGCAGCTTGAAATCGATCGGCATGTCGCGCGCGAAGCGGGATTGAATCTCGTGACTCTGGCGACGTCGATGGATGATCTGTCGAAGCTGGTCGATGGAAGTTTCGACATGGTGGTGCAGCCGGTGAGCACGTGTTACGTGCCGGACATTCGCAAGGTGTACGACGAGGTCGCGCGGGTAATTAAGGCGGGCGGGTTATTCGTATCGCAGCACAAGCAGCCGACGAGCTTGCAGGCGGACATTCTGCGCGGGCCGCACGGTTACGAGATCACCGAGCCGTATTATCGGGAGGGACCGCTCCCGCCGGTGCTCGGGTCGGCGCATCGCGAGCCGGGCACGCTGGAGTTTCTGCACCGCTGGGATCAGCTCATCGGCGAGATGTGCCGGGCGGGTTTCGTGATCGAGGATCTGGCGGAACCGAATCATGCGGACCTGTCGGCGAAGCCCGGCAGCTTCGGGGATCGAAGCCGGTACATTCCGCCGTATGTGCGTCTCAAGGCCCGGCGGACGGCGGGCGGCGCCGGTCGTCCTGCAATTCTGGTAAAGTAA